Proteins found in one Pelobates fuscus isolate aPelFus1 chromosome 10, aPelFus1.pri, whole genome shotgun sequence genomic segment:
- the LOC134574662 gene encoding olfactory receptor 5AR1-like yields MKYKQVAGLFFNIIFVFSTLTRQNKLKQMVSENKSKLAEFTVQGFTDLPVLQFPLFMTFLFIYITIVLSNIIIFASIVLNSHLHTPMYIFLCNLSFIDISYTSTILPKLLDMVLTQCKTISFLECFIQVYFFMSFACTEFLLLAAMAYDRYVAICHPLRYSILMSPKRCAYLLLAVWIAGFLDPVIHTSFIVNLSFCSSYNIDHFYCDVSPLLTITCSDTFTISIWNYINGTLIAITSFTYTLVSYVFIITAILNIQSAGGRRKAFSTCASHMTSVIVFYGTMISVYIRPASTYSPQQDKFFALLYVVCIPMLNPLIYTLKNKDFHHVFKKLETKI; encoded by the coding sequence ATGAAATATAAACAGGTGGCtggtttattttttaacataatctTTGTTTTTTCTACTTTGACAAGACAAAATAAATTGAAACAAATGGTATCAGAGAATAAGTCGAAATTAGCCGAATTCACAGTGCAAGGATTTACAGACTTACCAGTGCTTCAGTTTCCTCTTTtcatgacatttttatttatatatatcaccATTGTCTTGAGCAATATCATAATTTTTGCCTCCATAGTTTTGAACTCTCATTTACACACTCCTATGTACATCTTCTTGTGTAACCTATCATTCATTGATATCTCATACACATCAACCATTCTACCCAAACTGTTGGACATGGTTCTCACTCAATGTAAGACCATATCATTTCTAGAGTGCTTTATTCAGGTGTATTTTTTCATGTCCTTTGCTTGTACAGAATTCTTATTACTGGCTGCCATGGCTTATGATCGCTATGTAGCAATCTGTCACCCTCTACGGTACTCAATACTTATGAGTCCAAAGCGATGTGCTTATTTATTACTTGCAGTATGGATAGCAGGTTTTCTTGATCCTGTTATACACACTTCTTTTATAGTTAACTTGTCCTTCTGTTCATCCTACAACATTGACCACTTTTACTGTGATGTATCTCCATTACTTACGATTACCTGCAGTGATACCTTTACCATTAGTATTTGGAACTATATTAATGGGACTCTTATAGCTATCACTTCATTTACATATACATTGGTATCATATGTCTTTATTATCACTGCCATCCTAAATATTCAGTCAGCAGGTGGTCGACGTAAAGCATTTTCTACCTGTGCCTCTCACATGACCAGTGTTATTGTCTTTTATGGAACAATGATCAGTGTGTATATCAGACCAGCATCTACATATTCTCCACAGCAAGACAAGTTTTTTGCTCTTTTATACGTTGTATGTATTCCAATGCTGAATCCCCTTATATATACCCTGAAGAATAAAGACTTTCATCATGTCTTCAAAAAGTTGGAAACAAAAATCTAA